In Acinetobacter piscicola, a single window of DNA contains:
- a CDS encoding aromatic amino acid transaminase yields MFQHVDSYAGDPILSLMEEYTKDARTQKVNLSIGLYYNEDNIVPQLEAVKTALKNIEPLNDKVKLYLPMDGSKTYNQATQALVFGENSQARKDGRVVTIQTLGGSGALKVGADFLKKYFPESDIWVSQPTWENHIAIFNGAGVNSHFYRYFDAATNGVNIEAMLEDLNQIPAKGIVLLHPCCHNPTGADLTPAQWDRVIEVLKARDLIPFLDIAYQGFGQGLEEDAYAIRALDQSGMNFIVSNSFSKIFSLYGERVGGLSFVCDDAETAQKVLGQLKATVRRIYSSPATTGALIVDNVLHDEALAANWKAELQEMRERIIKMRELLKAKLEAALPERDFSYLVKQQGMFSYTGLTAEQVDTLKDQYGIYLVRSGRMCAAGLNLNNIDTVANAFAAVIKATA; encoded by the coding sequence ATGTTTCAACACGTCGATTCTTATGCAGGTGATCCAATTCTTTCGTTGATGGAAGAGTATACTAAGGATGCACGTACTCAAAAAGTAAATTTGAGTATCGGTTTATATTATAATGAGGACAATATTGTTCCTCAGCTTGAAGCGGTTAAAACTGCACTTAAAAATATTGAACCTTTAAATGATAAAGTAAAACTTTACTTACCAATGGATGGTTCTAAAACTTATAATCAAGCAACACAAGCACTTGTATTTGGCGAAAATTCACAAGCACGTAAAGACGGTCGTGTTGTGACGATTCAAACTTTAGGTGGCTCAGGTGCGCTTAAAGTCGGTGCAGATTTCTTAAAAAAATACTTTCCTGAATCTGATATCTGGGTGAGCCAACCGACTTGGGAAAACCATATCGCTATTTTTAATGGTGCAGGTGTAAACTCTCATTTCTATCGCTATTTTGATGCTGCAACCAATGGTGTCAACATTGAAGCAATGCTCGAAGATTTAAATCAAATTCCAGCAAAAGGCATCGTTTTGCTGCACCCATGCTGTCATAATCCAACAGGCGCAGATTTAACCCCTGCACAATGGGATCGTGTGATTGAAGTATTAAAAGCACGTGATCTCATTCCATTCTTGGATATTGCATATCAAGGTTTTGGTCAAGGTTTAGAAGAAGATGCCTATGCAATTCGTGCCTTAGACCAATCTGGTATGAACTTTATTGTGAGTAACTCTTTTTCTAAAATTTTCTCATTGTATGGTGAACGTGTTGGTGGCTTAAGCTTCGTTTGTGATGATGCAGAAACTGCACAGAAAGTTTTGGGTCAATTAAAAGCAACTGTACGTCGTATCTATTCAAGCCCAGCAACAACAGGCGCTTTGATTGTAGATAATGTATTGCACGATGAAGCTTTGGCTGCAAACTGGAAAGCTGAACTACAAGAAATGCGTGAACGTATTATCAAAATGCGTGAGCTATTAAAGGCAAAACTTGAAGCAGCATTGCCTGAACGTGATTTTAGCTATCTTGTGAAACAACAAGGTATGTTCAGCTACACAGGTTTAACTGCTGAACAAGTGGATACATTAAAAGATCAATACGGTATTTATTTAGTACGTAGCGGTCGTATGTGTGCGGCAGGTCTAAACTTAAATAATATTGACACAGTTGCAAACGCATTTGCTGCAGTCATTAAAGCAACAGCTTAA
- a CDS encoding I78 family peptidase inhibitor, which translates to MKNIAFLGLIISSLSACSIVQNQQEAAPLIGMSNPASQYCVEQGGKLEIVKEAQGEVGYCYLKDGQKVEEWALFRQNQAQCVADEAKKLIGKVATDDAQLKQQTKAQSIRRVAPQQPMTMDFRSERLTLVIDPNTKKILQASCG; encoded by the coding sequence ATGAAAAATATTGCATTTTTAGGTTTAATTATTTCTTCATTAAGCGCATGTTCTATCGTTCAAAATCAACAGGAAGCAGCACCATTGATTGGGATGTCAAATCCTGCAAGTCAATACTGTGTTGAGCAAGGTGGCAAACTTGAAATTGTGAAAGAAGCACAAGGCGAAGTTGGTTATTGTTATTTGAAAGATGGGCAAAAAGTAGAAGAGTGGGCATTGTTTCGTCAAAACCAAGCACAATGTGTTGCAGATGAAGCTAAAAAACTGATTGGGAAAGTTGCTACAGACGATGCTCAGTTAAAGCAACAAACTAAAGCGCAAAGTATTCGTCGTGTTGCACCTCAGCAACCGATGACAATGGATTTTCGTTCAGAGCGTTTAACCTTGGTGATTGATCCAAATACGAAAAAAATTCTGCAAGCGAGCTGTGGTTAA
- a CDS encoding S-(hydroxymethyl)glutathione dehydrogenase/class III alcohol dehydrogenase: MKSRAAVAFAPGKPLEIVEIDVAPPQKGEVLVKITHTGVCHTDAFTLSGEDPEGVFPAVLGHEGAGIVVQVGEGVTSVAVGDHVIPLYTAECGECLFCKSGKTNLCTAVRATQGKGVMPDGTTRFSYNGEPIYHYMGCSTFSEYTVVAEVSLAKINPEANPEQVCLLGCGVTTGIGAVHNTAKVQEGDSVAVFGLGGIGLAVVQGARQAKAGRIIVVDTNPEKFKLAEEFGATDFLNPKDYDQPIQQVIVEMTGWGVDHSFECIGNTNVMRSALECAHRGWGQSVIIGVAGAGQEISTRPFQLVTGRKWMGTAFGGVKGRSQLPGMVEDAMKGEIQLEPFVTHTMSLDKINEAFDLMHEGKSIRTVIHF; this comes from the coding sequence ATGAAATCACGTGCAGCGGTGGCATTTGCGCCAGGAAAACCTTTGGAAATTGTGGAGATTGATGTTGCTCCACCACAAAAAGGTGAAGTGTTGGTTAAAATTACCCATACAGGTGTGTGCCATACAGATGCATTTACCTTATCTGGTGAAGATCCAGAAGGTGTATTTCCCGCAGTACTGGGACATGAAGGTGCAGGCATTGTGGTGCAAGTCGGTGAAGGAGTAACCTCTGTTGCGGTGGGTGATCATGTTATTCCACTTTATACCGCAGAGTGTGGTGAATGTTTATTTTGTAAATCAGGCAAAACCAACTTATGTACAGCCGTCCGAGCAACCCAAGGTAAAGGTGTAATGCCTGATGGTACAACACGTTTTTCATATAATGGCGAGCCAATTTATCACTATATGGGATGTTCAACCTTTAGTGAATATACCGTTGTTGCAGAGGTGTCATTAGCAAAAATCAATCCTGAGGCAAATCCTGAGCAAGTATGTTTACTCGGTTGTGGTGTAACTACAGGTATTGGTGCAGTACACAATACAGCGAAAGTACAAGAAGGTGACTCAGTTGCAGTCTTTGGTTTGGGTGGAATCGGTTTGGCTGTAGTGCAAGGTGCTCGTCAAGCAAAAGCAGGGCGTATTATTGTTGTAGATACCAACCCAGAGAAATTTAAACTGGCTGAAGAGTTTGGCGCAACTGATTTCTTAAACCCAAAAGATTATGATCAACCTATTCAACAAGTGATTGTAGAAATGACAGGTTGGGGTGTGGATCATTCATTTGAATGTATTGGTAATACCAATGTGATGCGTTCAGCACTTGAATGTGCCCATCGCGGTTGGGGGCAATCTGTGATTATCGGTGTTGCGGGTGCAGGTCAAGAAATTTCAACGCGTCCATTCCAATTGGTGACAGGACGTAAATGGATGGGAACTGCATTTGGTGGGGTTAAAGGTCGTAGTCAATTGCCAGGTATGGTTGAAGATGCAATGAAAGGTGAGATTCAATTGGAGCCTTTTGTCACACATACGATGAGCTTGGACAAAATCAATGAAGCATTTGATTTAATGCATGAAGGTAAGTCAATTCGTACAGTGATTCATTTTTAA
- a CDS encoding phospholipase D-like domain-containing protein has protein sequence MNQSKPTNEPQIHSEHWLNGEDTKTQLQRGLTAYLAMSDAFQSIAARIHLIRQAKYSLDLQYYIWADDFIGNLMLHELLKAADRGVKVRVLIDDQNGTKIDPQLKALSTHPNIEIKLYNPYKFRHFRVLDYIFRLKQINHRMHNKLIIADGIIAVTGGRNISSEYFDASESFQFTDMDILFFGTAVHGANTVFSNFWNNDLSYPNQQFITQGNAKDLEKLRLDYQKLEQKEPETDTKVDTEQRELANELKQNRINWARAHFLADSPKKTLGQAQNGELISHQIRQHLGEPKQEMDLISAYFVPTKIGTQYLAQFPKQGEPYRVCRRLFI, from the coding sequence ATGAATCAGTCTAAACCTACCAATGAACCTCAGATTCACAGTGAACACTGGCTGAATGGAGAGGATACTAAAACTCAGTTACAACGGGGTTTGACTGCTTATTTAGCAATGAGTGATGCATTCCAAAGTATTGCTGCTCGCATCCACCTGATTCGTCAAGCGAAATATAGTCTAGACTTACAGTATTACATTTGGGCTGATGATTTTATTGGCAATCTGATGCTACATGAATTACTTAAAGCGGCTGATCGTGGCGTAAAAGTTCGTGTGTTGATTGATGACCAAAATGGTACAAAAATAGACCCTCAATTAAAAGCATTAAGCACGCATCCCAATATTGAAATTAAACTCTATAATCCTTATAAATTTAGACACTTCAGAGTCTTAGATTATATTTTTCGTTTAAAACAAATTAATCATCGTATGCATAATAAGCTCATCATTGCCGATGGTATTATTGCAGTCACTGGTGGGCGTAATATTAGCAGCGAATATTTTGATGCCAGTGAATCCTTCCAGTTTACAGATATGGATATTTTATTTTTTGGTACAGCAGTACATGGTGCAAACACTGTATTTTCAAACTTTTGGAATAATGATTTAAGCTATCCAAATCAGCAATTTATTACTCAAGGCAATGCTAAAGATCTAGAAAAGTTAAGATTAGACTATCAAAAACTAGAACAAAAAGAACCTGAAACCGATACAAAAGTGGATACTGAACAACGAGAACTCGCAAATGAGCTGAAGCAAAATCGTATCAATTGGGCACGTGCTCATTTCCTTGCAGATTCACCTAAAAAAACCTTAGGACAAGCCCAAAATGGCGAATTAATTTCTCACCAAATTCGTCAACATTTAGGTGAACCAAAACAAGAAATGGACTTAATTTCAGCTTATTTTGTGCCAACGAAAATAGGTACACAATATTTAGCACAGTTCCCCAAGCAAGGTGAACCGTACCGGGTTTGTCGGAGACTTTTTATTTAA
- the ltrA gene encoding group II intron reverse transcriptase/maturase: MTKPFNIPKALIWEAFKKVKENGGAPGVDHESIEQFEKHLKNNLYKLWNRLCSGSYFPPPVKAVPIPKKSGGVRILGIPTVADRVAQTAVKLLLEPKIDPLFHPNSYGYRPGRSAHDAIAIVRRRSWDYDWVVEFDIKGLFDNIDHDLLMRALKKHCEIPWILLYVQRWLKAPMQHINGHLLERNRGTPQGGVVSPLLANLFMHYAFDMWITKHLQSVRFCRYADDGVIHCRSLSQAKLVLQKIDARFRECGLELHPDKTKIVYCQDINRRKAYPDVQFTFLGYTFRPRKAVDKYKRVYVNFSPAVSRDALKAMRQTIRKWHLHLMCNRELSDLSAIFNPILQGWQQYYGRFHGSAMSAIWQHMNAYLIRWMRRKYKNLARHKRRARYALGRLARDFPNAFVHWKMGCLPSVG, encoded by the coding sequence ATGACCAAACCATTTAACATTCCTAAAGCGTTAATCTGGGAGGCATTTAAAAAAGTCAAAGAGAATGGTGGCGCTCCAGGCGTTGATCATGAATCTATTGAGCAATTCGAAAAGCATTTAAAGAACAACCTATACAAACTATGGAATCGACTTTGTTCTGGCAGTTATTTTCCACCGCCAGTTAAGGCTGTTCCGATTCCAAAGAAGTCAGGTGGCGTGCGTATACTAGGTATTCCAACAGTTGCAGATCGAGTCGCGCAAACAGCAGTTAAGCTCTTATTAGAGCCGAAAATTGATCCATTATTTCATCCAAACTCATATGGATATCGTCCGGGGCGTTCTGCCCATGATGCAATTGCGATAGTGAGGAGACGAAGTTGGGATTATGACTGGGTTGTGGAATTTGATATCAAAGGTCTCTTTGATAACATCGACCATGATTTACTAATGCGTGCACTCAAGAAACACTGTGAAATTCCATGGATTCTTTTATATGTGCAACGTTGGTTAAAAGCACCAATGCAACACATAAATGGCCATCTTTTAGAAAGGAATCGCGGCACACCACAAGGTGGTGTTGTGAGTCCTTTATTGGCGAATTTATTTATGCATTATGCTTTTGATATGTGGATTACGAAACATCTTCAAAGTGTACGGTTCTGCCGTTATGCAGATGATGGCGTAATTCATTGTCGGAGTTTATCTCAAGCCAAACTTGTTTTACAAAAGATCGATGCACGATTTCGTGAATGTGGTCTCGAATTGCATCCAGACAAGACAAAGATTGTTTATTGCCAAGATATTAATCGTCGTAAAGCATATCCCGATGTTCAATTTACTTTTCTCGGGTACACGTTTAGGCCCCGTAAGGCTGTGGACAAGTATAAAAGAGTTTATGTAAATTTCTCTCCTGCAGTCAGTCGTGATGCACTTAAAGCAATGCGACAGACTATTCGGAAATGGCATCTACATCTGATGTGTAATCGCGAATTAAGTGATTTATCTGCAATATTCAATCCAATTCTTCAAGGTTGGCAGCAATACTATGGTCGATTCCATGGTTCAGCAATGTCAGCGATCTGGCAACACATGAATGCTTATCTTATACGCTGGATGAGGCGTAAGTATAAAAACTTGGCCCGTCATAAAAGACGGGCTAGATATGCCTTAGGGCGACTTGCGCGTGATTTTCCAAATGCCTTTGTGCACTGGAAAATGGGATGTTTACCATCGGTTGGATAA